The following coding sequences lie in one bacterium genomic window:
- a CDS encoding MFS transporter, translating into MKLSSADSHLSRATTLRIFLPFGFGYFFSFLFRSVNAVIAPDLVRELGVSATDLGLLTSVYFLTFGSFQFPLGMLLDRYGPRRIGTALLFTAAIGAYIFGSGESLFALVLGRALIGLGFSSALMSAYKANTIWFPKEKLARMGGITLTFGGIGALASTSPVAAMLQVMSWRGVFYFLGALTVLVALSIFIFAPKEEQNSSGESFSEQLAGTRQILCSRDFWRYTPLVSLTFAAFLSLQGLWAGAWLRDIAHVSRSAVATHLLVVAAAMTAGFFIFGWLTDALRERGIAETTVVAAGTAVFLIMQLLFCFGFTRWTYLTWAIFGFAGTSAVVGYPILSGIFPPHLAGRVNTTLNFFLFAASFSAQYAMGAIIDLWPPAPGGGYDPRAYPAAIGLMIAFQLAALIWFIRPARRK; encoded by the coding sequence TTTCTCTTCCGTTCGGTCAACGCCGTCATCGCGCCCGATCTCGTTCGAGAACTCGGCGTCTCCGCCACCGATCTCGGCCTCCTGACAAGCGTGTACTTCCTCACATTCGGCTCGTTCCAGTTTCCACTTGGAATGCTTCTCGACAGGTACGGACCGCGCCGGATCGGAACCGCCCTGCTCTTCACCGCCGCCATCGGCGCCTACATCTTCGGATCAGGAGAAAGTCTTTTTGCCCTCGTACTCGGCAGGGCACTCATCGGCCTGGGCTTCTCCAGCGCGCTGATGTCGGCCTACAAAGCCAATACCATCTGGTTTCCGAAAGAAAAACTCGCCCGGATGGGCGGAATCACGCTCACCTTCGGCGGAATCGGCGCCCTGGCCTCGACCTCTCCCGTCGCGGCGATGCTTCAGGTGATGAGCTGGCGGGGTGTGTTTTACTTCCTCGGAGCCCTCACGGTGCTGGTCGCGCTTTCGATATTTATCTTTGCCCCGAAAGAAGAGCAGAACAGCTCCGGGGAGAGCTTCTCGGAGCAGCTGGCCGGCACCAGACAAATTCTTTGCAGCCGTGATTTCTGGCGGTACACGCCGCTCGTATCGCTGACCTTCGCCGCCTTCCTCTCGCTGCAGGGCCTTTGGGCGGGGGCCTGGCTCCGCGATATCGCCCATGTTTCAAGAAGTGCCGTCGCCACCCATCTTCTTGTCGTTGCGGCTGCGATGACGGCGGGGTTTTTTATTTTCGGCTGGCTCACGGACGCACTGCGGGAAAGGGGCATCGCAGAAACCACGGTGGTGGCGGCCGGCACTGCCGTCTTTTTGATCATGCAGCTTCTTTTTTGTTTCGGATTTACCCGGTGGACGTATCTGACCTGGGCGATCTTCGGCTTCGCCGGGACATCGGCGGTGGTGGGTTATCCCATTCTCTCGGGGATATTTCCGCCGCATCTGGCGGGCAGAGTCAATACAACGCTCAATTTCTTTCTTTTCGCGGCTTCCTTCTCCGCACAATACGCGATGGGCGCAATAATCGACCTCTGGCCTCCCGCGCCCGGGGGCGGGTATGACCCGCGGGCCTATCCGGCCGCCATCGGTCTCATGATCGCCTTCCAGCTGGCCGCGCTGATCTGGTTCATCCGGCCGGCGCGCCGGAAATAA